The Chthoniobacterales bacterium nucleotide sequence GCCGCCAGCGTCGTTGATTTTCCCGAGCCGGTAGGACCGGTCACGAGGACCAAGCCGCCCCGAAGACGTCCAAATTGTTTTACCACCGGCGGAATTCCCAGCTCATCCAGGCTGGCGATCGCAGCCGGGATCAGGCGAAAAACCGCACCGTAACCGTTCGTCTGTTTGAGGTAGTTGCAGCGGAACCGGGAGCGGTCAGGCATTTCGTAGGCGAAATCAAGATCGCCGCGCTCCTCGAATAATTTCCAACTCTCCGGGCCGCAAATCTCACTCAACATCGCGACCGCTTCGTCGCGCGTCACGGCCTCTTCCCGAATCGGCATAACATCCCCATGCCGCCGCATCTTCGGCGGCTGACCCTGGGCAATGTGTAAATCCGAGCCGCCATGTTCGACGATGATGCTGAGAAATTGATCAAGGTAAGACATTTTTTGAACCGCGGATTACACGGATTACACGGATGACACGGATGGGATTCAGGAATGAAAGTCAGGGAGGTTAGGCTCGGGTTTCTGACGAACGACACGTTTCCAATCCAGTTTTGTGTTCTTGAAGTTTAGGAGCAACGCGAGTTCAAGACCGGTGATGTTCAGATAGCCGATCATTTGGGCGATGTGTGTCTCGCTAGACGCACTGACCACCTTTGGGTCGACGATCACTACGCGATCGACAATCAAATCAGGGATGAGGTTGCCGATTAATTCAGCTTGATAGAAAACCGGAAAGGATTGTTGAACAGCGACCACATGGCCACGTCGACGCAACTCGATCGCTAGCGCGCGTTCGTATAAGGATTCGTCGAGCCCCGGCTTGAGCTCGTTAAGAACCTCCATCGCGATTCCGATGATCGCGCCACTCAATTGCTCGTGAATCATCTTCCCCATCCGTGTCATCCGCGTAATCCGCGGTTCTCCTTCTGTTCCATCCGTGCCCCGGCTTCCTCCTCCGTGATCGTCCCCTGATCGCGGAGCGCGGCCAGCGCGTCATCCATCAACCGCATTCCCTGTTTCTTCCCGGTCTGAATAATGCCGGGCAACAGGTAGGTCTTGGCTTCGCGAATTACATTCGCTACGGCCGGCGTGTTGGTCAGAATCTCCAGGGCGACTACTCGTCCCTGGCCGTCGGCGCGGGGGACCAACTGCTGACTGATGATCCCGCGCAACGATTCGCTCACCATCATTCGAACCTGGTCTTGTTGTTCTACCGGAAAAACATCGAGCAGCCGGTCGAGGGTCCGGGCAGCATTGCCGGTGTGCAAAGTCCCTAGGACTAGGTGACCCGTTTCGGCGGCGGTAATGGCGAGGGAGATCGTTTCCAGATCGCGCATTTCACCAATAACGATCACATCGGGATCTTCGCGCAACGCTCCCCGCAAAGCCGCGTGGAAAGAGCGGGAGTGAGTCGGCACTTCCCGTTGCGTGATGTGACAACCTTTCGGTTCGAAAATGTATTCGATTGGATCCTCGACGGTAATGATGTGTTCGCGGCGCTCCAGGTTCACCTGTTCGACCAGCGCGGCGAGCGTCGTCGATTTCCCGCTGCCCACGGAGCCCGTCACGAGGATGAGGCCGTTCTGATAGCGCGTCAGCAATTTCAGAGCTGACGGAAGCCCAAGCTCGTCCATCGTTCGCACCTGTGAATTGATGACCCGAAAGACGAGATCCAGGCCGAGCCGCTGCCGGACGACACTGGTTCGAAAGCGCCCAAAACTGTTGGCGTAAGCAAAGTCCGCGTCGCCTTGCTCCTGGAGGCGAGCCTTTTGCACCTTGCTGAGCAATGGCTCCGCGAGCGCGGCGATTTCCCGGGCAGTGAGCTTCGCCGCGTCGGAAGAGATCGGTTGCAGCGTGCCGTGCAACCGCCAGACCGGTGGAGAGTTTACCGCGAGATGAATATCCGAGGCTTCGGCGGTGAGACCGAGAGCAAGGAAATCGTCAACGTGAGAAAAGCAGGGCGCACTTGTGCCGAGCGTGTCCGTGGGGGCGGTCATGGGGGGCCGCCACGATCATTAGCTGGGGGCTACGATTGCGTAAACCCAAATCTAATACACCGCGGATTACGCGGATAACGCGGATGCAAAACAGAAATGTCCATTCCCCCATCCCATCCGTGTCATCCGCGTAATCCGCGGTTCAAATTGATACCAGCCTGACTCTACGAACGCCGCGGCCCGCCGCTGGCGCGTGCGGCATAACTGCCCACTTGTTTCGCGAGGAATGCGGTAATGGTCGGCTTGAGGGCCGTAGCGAGCAGCCGAAGCGCGCCCAGCGCCAGACCCGCGCCGAGAAGTCCTTCCTTCTGCTGTTCTCCCCGGCTTTTCCCTCTTGGCCCCTTAACCTGAACCTTCTTGGTTCGCGCTGGCATCACGGCGAAGACGACGCCTACGACGATCGCGGCGCCAATCCAGAGAACGGTCTGGCGTTGAAACGACTTCCGGAACTTGAGCGGGAAATCGAGCTCATACCGCAGCCCGCTGAGATCGCGCCCGAGCCGATCACGCGAATGAGCAGCTTCCTGCCTTAATTCGTGGAGCGATTTTTCTTGTCCAGGTTCTTGAGCCATTCGCGATCCTTCTTCAATTCCGTTCCCGTCATTTCAAACATCGATTTGTGCATCCGGCCGCGCGCGACCATCACACAGACGAACGCGAGCAGGAAATGCAACCCGGCCGCCATCAGGCTGATCTTCACCCACGAAATATGGAGGGCGTGCGCTATTCCGAAGATCGCGCTGGCCACCAGGAAGATGTAGCCGAAAACGACCAGGAACGCCGCCACCGCCAGGCATCCCACCAGGACCAGCACATGGACCAGCGCCGTCTTCGATTCCTTCGCGAAGAGCGCGATCCGGCTCTCCAGGAATCCCACCAGGGAATTGACCAGCGAGACCAGACTATGGAGCAAGCCGGCGTGTCCCGCGGGATTGCGGAACCGCATCGTTTCGCCAGCCATGCGGCCCAACCGTTAGCGGCGGAAAATCAACCCGAGAACAAACCCGATCCCGAGCGCGGTAAAGACCGCCTTGGTGGGATTTTCACGGATATATTGCTCGCCATCTTCCTGCAGTGTCCGGGCGCGTTCCCGCGCGTCATCCCAGACTTGCTCGGCTTTGTCGCGGTACTCCCCCGCCATTGCCCCGGCGGCCGACTTCAGGTCCTCGGCCACAGCGCCGGCCGCCGAACGGAGATCGTCCGCGGCTCTGCGCACATGGGTTTTGCTGCTTTCGAATTTGTTTTGCGCGGCGGGCGGGATGAACCCGCTGTCGCCTTGGGTCGTAGTTTTGTTTTCTTCAGCCATTTTAGTGTCCTGCTTCTTTTTCTTCGTCTTTCGCTGCGTCTTTTTCACCGCACGCATGCGCTAATGATAGTCCTCTTCAACTAAAACGAAACTCGCGATTTGATTGCGTCTATTTCCCGCCAGTTTGGGAACAAATTCAACCGCGGATTACGCGGATTTAACGGATAAGGATCAGATCGGAGGAGAATTTCTTTCTCATCCGAGTAATCCGCGAAATCCGCGGTCGATCTCCGATCCGATCAACATGTCACTCGTCACATGTCACTCGTCACTGTTCCTTATTTTTCCCTGAAGATGATCCGCGCCTTGGTCAGATCGTAAGGGGAAAGTTCCACTTCCACCTTATCGCCCGGGACGATTCGGATGAAATGCTTCCGCATTTTGCCCGAGATATGGGCGAGAACGTTGCGGTTCCCCGGCAATTCGACCCGGAACATGGTTCCCGGCAGCACCTGCGTCACCGTTCCTTCTGTCACGATCTGTTCCTCTTTCGGCACGACGGATCATAGGCAGGAATGACGTTCTTCTCAACTTACAGATCACTGAAATTGAACCGCGGATGACTCGGATAACTCGGATCGGGAATTGGTAGGGACGGTGCGCTGCGGAGAGCGCCGCTCCTTGGTTTTGAACCGCGGCTACTCAGAAACGGACGGCGCAGCGCGCCATCCCTACCCTTCCCCATCCGTGCCATCCGCGTAATCCGCGGTTCAATTCTTCAAGTGGCAGCGGACGCCACGTTTCACCTTCTACGGTCTCACGGTTACCGCCGTCCCGACGTGGGCGGCTTCGTAGAACTGGCGGGCCTTCCAGTACGGCATCCGGATACAGCCGTGCGAAGCGGGAACGCCGGGCAGATAGCCCTGGTGCAACCCGTAGCCAGGCGAGAACTCGACGAAGAACGGCATCGCGGCCCCGACGAAATGGGAGTGCGGCGGCTTGCTGTCTTTCCGGCTGTCGACGTTTGCCTTCACTACCCGGCCGGAGTTGTCCACATAGTTGCCGTAGAGACTCGAACGATGATCGATGTCTTTCCGGATCACGCTGAACCTGCCCACAGGAGTACGATGACCTTCGCGCCCGCTCGAAATTCGGGAGGAGGCGGTGCGGTGTTTGCCTCGATAAAGATACGCCTCTTGTTCGCCCAGATCGACGACGATGGAAGCGCGCCCGGAATGGCGCTCCGGGATGTGTGACGTGACGAGGTCGGTGACGGTGTTGACGGTTCCGCAGCCGGTCAATGCCGCCGCGATCGCGCTGAGCGCACAGAATTGAGCGAGTCGATTTGCCATGTTTTTAGCGGTGCTCCTAACTTGAGAGGCGGATATTGCCGATGATTGTTGCACAGATGCTTCGTTGTTTCCTGATCTTCATCGTGTGCCTCCTTCTTGCCGGCTGTGCGTCGGACGACCCATTGTCGACCTCGATGGAGAATCACACCCCCGTGGCGGGCGAGTCGACTCCGCCTCCGGCGACCGGCACGCGTCGCGGTTGGGCCTGGTGATTATCTGCCTTGGAAGTCGTCGAGCGAAATTGCCGGCAGATATTCTCCGCGCTCCTCGCGTTTCCAATACGCGCCGTTGGCTCGATGTTCGGGCCAGGTTGTGAAACGATAATCGTAAATCCTGGCGCGAACATAACGGGGCGGACCCTTCGGAAAGGGATTTTGGGCGAACAAACTGGTGACGTCCGGAGACGAGCGAAGCAGTCGTTCCAGGAGGCTGACGAACCAGGGATTGTGCCGGTAGGTCCCGAGCGCGGCGAACCACATTTGCCAGTCGAGGCGCGGCTGGTGCGGCGCGACCCCACCGCGGGGCCTGGTCGAGGCGCCCCGGCTTCCATTTGAACTCGTATGAAAGCCACTCGATTCCATCCACGCTTCCTTCAATGATGATTTCCGGCCGCGTTTTGGTCATGACGCGGAACAGGCCGTAGCCACTCACGACATGGAACGATTCGAGATAGCCGGCGAGTGTCGCGATCGGCCGCGGCCAGCGGACTTCGGGTCTAAACGCGGAAAAGATGAACATGGCGTTAACCGGAAGCGTGATGAGCAGCACGATCAACCCTGGTAGGGACGCCGCGCTGCGGCGTCCGTCGACGCGCGCGTCATTCCTGGCCTCGGGCGGACGCCGCCGCGCGGCGTCCCTACCAAACGAATCCTCAAAGAGCAGCAGGCAGAGCGCGATCGTCAGCAGATTGAAGAAGCAATAATTGCCCGTCGCCGCGATCGCGATTTGGAGCCCGATCAGGAGAATTCCAGCGATATGGCGGAAACGCCGCGGCGCCCAAATGAAAAACGGCGCGGCGATTTCAATGATGAGGCAAAACGCGACCGAGAATTTTTTGAACCATTCGGGATGCTGATCGAACCACCAGCCGAGGACAGTCGGCAACGGCTGCGTCCAGTAATGGTAATCGAGGGCGGTCAGGTTCCACCACGAGTCGTCGCCGCTGGTCAGTTTTACCACCCCGGACATCAGCATGAGCTTGAAGAGAAGCAGCTTGAGCAGAAACAATCCGACGCGCGACAGCGGCGCTTCATTGCCGCGCCGCATCCGCCAAACCATTGGAGCAAAGAAGAGCGCAAGAAACCCGGTTTCCAGAAGAAGGATGTCCCATTGGAAGCTCAGGAATGTTTGGCCCGCGATGGTGAGCGAGAGATAGAGAACGAAAAGCAGCCCGAGCGAAAGGACTGGCGCCAGCCCCACCATTAACAGAACCGAAATGATTGCACCGGCCGCGCAAAGAAAATGGAGAAAGCCGGTGCTGGAATTGAACCAGCAGAGCGTGGGGAGCGCGAGGAAAGCGTCGCTGCCAAACTGTTCTCGAATCCTGGCGAGATACGGACCGACCGGCGAGATGCCGTTCTCGCCGATCAGGCCGTCGACCTGGAACCAAAGCGAAACGAAAGCGATAAAATAGATCGCGCCGAGCGAGCGCACGAAAAGGTCGCGCGCGCCGAAGTAGTTGGGACGACGGACCTCGTTGCCCCAAAGCATCCGGGTGAAGAACGACGCGATCCGGCGATTGCGCGCCACGAAGCCGTAGGCCGCTTCGGTGACGGGTGCAAAACCTGGCAGGTGCTCGTGGCACCAGAGCAAAGCCCGTCCTGCGCGAGCCGTACCTAACGAGCGGAACACGGCTTCCGCGCCGCGATAGACGGTTCCGTCCCGGTCAACGAAATGAAGCGCTGCCTCGAAGTTCTCACGCGGGATTTCCGGAAACCGGGTCGCAGCTTCCTGGTAAGGCGCGTACTCGACCGCGCCCCCGGTCATATCGCGCCAACGCTCGATCCAGCGCCGGCAGAACCGGCAGTCGCCATCGAAGATAACAAGCGGCTTCGAGGGCGGATTGGGCACGCGGTTCGTTTGCGCCATTAATAGATGTTGCGACTTACCTTGGGGAACGTCCACTCCGCGCTTATTGGAGCGGGCGCGCCGTCGCGCTGTAGCGGCGGTCTCAGACCGTCGATCGAACGGTTGTCACGGCCGGTTGTATTCCCGGGCCGCGCGCTCCTCCGCCGGCGCGATGGCGCGCCGGCTCCAATGCTCGGCGGTGAGACACCGCCGCTACAGATCAGAGGGCGGTTTGGAAAGCGCCCCTCCTTGGTCACAAATCAAACTCAGCCCAGATCGGGGCGTGATCGCTGGGTTCCTTGCCCTTGCGCATCTCCCGATCGATCCCGGCTCCGCTGCACTTGTCCGCCACCGTTCGGCTCGCCAGGACCGCGTCGATCCGCAGTCCGCGGTTCTTTGGGAACGCCAGCATCCGATAATCCCACCAGGTGAATAAGCCCGGCTCCCGATGATGAAGCCGAAGGGTATCGACCAATCCGATCTTGCACAGCTCGTCAAAGGCGCGGCGCTCACCCTCCGAGCACATGATCGCGCCTCGCCACAGCGCAGGGTCGTAAACATCCTCGTCCTGCGGCGCCACGTTGAAATCGCCGCAGACGACCAGCGGCCCGTCTCGCTTCTCACCTTCCAGGCAATTCCGCAGCCGCCCGTACCACTTCAGCTTGTAATCGTACGCCGGCGACCCCACCGCCTGCCCGTTCGGCGCGTAAACGGAATAGACGCGCACCTTTCCGATGGTGGCTGCGATAACGCGCGCCTGCGGGTCGTCTTCTTCGTCGCAAAGCGACGCGCGCACTTCCTCCGGCTCAGCCTTCGAAACGATAGCGACGCCGTTGTACGATTTCTGCCCGTGAAATGCGGAATGATAACCCGCGGCTCTCAGGTCGAGCACCGGGAACTGATCATCGGTGCACTTCGTCTCCTGGAGACAGACGACGTCCGGCTGAGTGGCCGCGAGCCAGCCGAGGAAGCGTTCCTGGCGGCGGCGCAGCGAATTGATATTCCAGGATACGATTCTCATCTCTTGTAGCGGCGGTCTCTGACCGCCGAAATCTTCACACCCCGGCGGTCAGAGACCGCCGCTACAGCTACAATTCCAACTCCACCCCCGGCGCTGGCACAATGACTTCCGAGCCCGGCAACTCCGCGGCCAGCTGCGCCCGGGTCCATTCCACCGCGGGCACGTCGCCATGCACGAGCACGATTTTCTTCGGCGCGAGTTTTTTTACATAACTGACAATCGATTCGCGTGACGCGTGCGCACTGAATTGGAATTGCTCGATCTGGCAACGTAACGGCTGCGCGGGCTCGTCCGGATCAAGCGACACCATGTCTCCGGGCCGGGCCGCCTTGAGGACGCCAGCCGGCGATTCGGGGTCGGCGAACCCAACAAAGAAAATCGAGGCTTTCGGATTTTCGAGGACGCGCCGCGCGAAAATATTGGAGAGCGTTTTGGGCGTCATCATGCCACTGGAAAGAGCGTAGAGATGCCCGGGACGGGCGGTGGCGTCGTGAATGGTCTGGCCGTTCAAGATAAAAGGATCGACTTGCTCCATCAATTGCAAACGAGGCAGCAGCCGGCGAGTGGTCATGGCGCGGCGATCGTAGATCTCCGTCATCTTCACGCTCAGCCCGCCGATGTAGACCGGGAAATCCCCGAGCAATTTCTCCCGCCGAAAGTTGTGAATCATTCCGAGCGCTTCCTGCGTTTTGCCCAAGGCAAACACCGGCATAAGAATGCAGCCGCCCCGGCTGAACGCCCGTTGAATGGCTTCCGCCAGCCGCCGCTCTTCGCCGGCGCGCGTGAACCCTTCCGGAAGCGGGCTGTCGCCGCGCGTCGTTTCGATGATCAACACATCGACGCCCGATTCGGGAAAGACCGCGCCCTTTGTGATCGTCTGGTCGTCGAAGTTCACATCGCCGCTGTAAAAAATAGTGCGGCCTTCCGCGCGCAGAATCACTCCGGCTGCGCCAAGGACATGACCCGCGTCCACGAATTCGACGGTGAGCGTGCCTTCTTCGTGCGGCTTCGCCCGCTCCCCCGCGAGCGTGAACGGCTGGCCCAGCGGGCACCAGCGCCACCGGTCCGTCGCGCGATCCGTTTCCTTGTGGGTGAAGAGCGGATAGATCGCAACGCCGATTTCCTCCCGTTGCCGCATCATAACGCTGACCGAGTTGTGCAGCAGGGCGCTGCCGATTTCAGCGGTCGCTTCCGTCATGAAAATGCACGCGTCTGGCTGGCGCCGCATCAGAACCGGGAGGGTGCCGATGTGGTCGAGGTGGGCGTGCGAGATGATAATTCCATCGAGCGGCCGATCACCCAGCACGGAGAGGTTCGGGAGGGCGGCTTCCCCTTCCTCTTTGGGATGCATCCCGCAGTCGAGAACGAGCCGCTGCCCGGCCGCCTCGAGGTAATAGCTATTGGCGCCGATCTCGGTGCGACGCGTGAGATTCGTGAACTTCAATTTCGGCTCTTCCTCTTGCTCTTCCTCTTGCTCTTACTCTGCTTCCCCATAACGCTCGCCGTCTTCTTGAACACGAGCCATCAGACTGTTCGTTAGTCCAATCAACATCGAGACAATTTCCAGGAGCTGCTCCTTCCCAGAACGGATCGTTTCCGCCTGAATCAGTCGCTTCGCCACCAATACATCGAGACACGCGGCGCATTCGAGCGCTGACCCGCGCGCGATATCCAGAAAACGGCAACGATCCCGAATCGCAAATTTTCCATTTCCTTCGGCGATATTGAGCGGAACGCTCGTGGAGGCGCGGTCGAGTTGATCTTTCGCCGCCGCCTTCCCTCTTACCTGAGCAAGCAGATCGGTCGACCAAGTAACAAACACTATGGCCGATTGATAAACCTTAAGTCTCTCGTGATCGAATGAGGGGCGCATTCGATGAGATTGCGCGGGAGCAAGAGCAAGAGCAAGAGCGAGACGGCTTCAGAGCCATTGCTCGAACACCCGCATCCAGTTTCGGAAGAGGATCTTTTCGATTTCGTCGTCCTGGAATCCGCGCTCGATCAACCGCCGGGTCAGGGCGCGGCTGTGGGAATGCTTTGCCAGCTCGGGAACGAAATGGGCGTAGGTGAATTTCTCCTGAAACGCGATCTGCTCCGCTTCCGACCATTGTCGATAGATGAATTCGAAAAAATCGAACCCGATGGCGACGCCGTCGATGCCGATCAAATCGCGCATGTGCTCAATGTGATCGATGTAGCGGTCCAGGGTGATTTCCTCCTTCTTCGGACTCACCAGGACGGCGTTGACCCCGATAACGCCGCCGCGCGCGCCGACGGCCTTGATCTGCTCGTCGGTGACGTTCCGCTCGATGTCGAAGTATTTCCGCGCATTCGTATGCGAGATGATCACGGGCCGCGTCGCCATCTCGATGATGTCGTCGAATCCGGCCGGGCTGATGTGGGCGAGATCGACGATGATTCCAAGCCGCTCGCATTCCCGAATCACATCGCGTCCGAAAGGCGTGAGGCCGCCGCGCGGCGAACCGGTCGGGGCAAACAGGCCGCCATCCCCGGCCGCGTTCCGGCGGACGTGGGTCAGGCAAAGCGAACGCAAACCGAGCTCGTAAAAAACCCGGAGGAGATCGAGATCGGCCCCGAGGGGCTCAACACCTTCCATCGTAAGAAGGAGAGCAATCTTGTTTTGTTCGCGGGCCCGTAGAATTTCCGCGTGGCTTCGGCAAATCGCGAACCGGCCCGAAGCATCCACCTCGAGATAAAGCCGCGCGATTTGGTCGAGGGCAATCCGCAATCCCATCTCAGGCAGGTAGCGATCTTCAAGATAGAGCGCGACGCCGGCCACTCCGATGTCGCCCGCGACCAGGTCATCGAGGAAATCCGTTGCCAGCACATTTTGGCGGCCGCGCTTGTCATACAAATCCATCGGCAGATCGAAATGCATGTCGATCACGCCGTGGCGGTGGAGGCGGGAAATCCGCTCTTCGATCCCTTCGTTCGCGTCGGTCACGGAGTAGGTGGAGAGACTGCGATCACGTCGCGCGCAGCGTGGGAACGATGGGGAATGAGGATCGAGATGAGCACCAGCAGCCAAAGTGCGCCCAGGGGCAGCACCCCCGGAAGCCAGATCAGCCAGCGCGAGACAATGGCCAGAGACACCAGGCAATAGGCCGCCGTAAAGGCGATCGCGACCAAAACCAGATCGATTCGGGAACGACTTCGTAATTGACCGACCACGAAAGCGAGCGCCAGAAGAAGGACGTAATCGAAAATCCAGCTAACCCGACGGACATAGGCGTTCGACTGGATCGTCGCGATCGTGGCTGCGAAAAGGTCCGGAGGCGCGAGCGGGTTCGCGGGCGTGCGGGCCAGGACAATCCGGTCGCGCAACGAATCCGTTTCCGCGTCCTTTTTCGGTCCGGCGTCCCGCTGCTGCGCGGCCACGAGCAATTCGCTCAACGCCATGCGACGAGCTTTCTTGATGGCATTCCGTGAAACCAAAAGAGTTCCATCCGAACGAATCGGAATCCTGCGACCTTGCGGGAGGGAAATGTGCGAATCGAGATCGATGGTGACCTCCGCCGGCGTGACGCGCAGCCAAAGCAGAATTGCTTCGAGAGCGAAAGAGGGAATGACCTCGCCTCGATAGCGGAAGAGCAGCGGCACGTGGATGTCGTCCGCAACTTCATCGGGAAGGTTAGTGAAACCAGCCGTGCCCAGGAGACGGATCTCCTCGTTCGGCTGCCGCCCAATCCCAGAATATTCCACCAGGTCGCCGCGCTTCCCTTTCACCTGGGTGAACCCCTGAATCTCGGGGCCCGGCGCATCCGGATCGGGATTCTTGGTCAATTCCGCGCCCAAAAGAAGGAGCGGCACCCGCATCGCCTGGTCGATAAAGACTTGCTCGTTCCCCTTCTCGCTTTCGCGCCATTTCAAAATATTTTCGAACGCCACCACCGTCGGCTGAAAGGAGAGAACCGACTGAAGGAAAAGCGCGAACTCAAGGGGCGTCAGAGCGCTTGATTCCAGCGCAGGAGCGTTGGCATCACGCAGGGCGGGGTCGGCGCCGATCTCCACCACCGTCAAAGGCGCCGCGGGCCCATGCGAATCCGAATTATTCAGAAGCCATCTCAGGAAAAATTCTTCTGTTTGGGCGAGTCGCGGTTCGCGCAAAAAGAGAGTTCCAAGCAGCAAAACCACCAGCATCAGCCAAAGAGTAGTTCGCGGCATTGTGGCAGAAGTGAAACGGGGAAAGTGACAGGTGACAAGTGACAAGTGCGCTGGAGCCGGCACGCCATCGTGCCGGGGGGGTGACGCACCGCTTACTCCCAACGGCCTGATGGCAGGCCGTCTCCAACCTGAGGGCGAGCCGTCTCCAGATTCTACTTGCTCAGCTCGAGCATCCGCAGAATCGGCGCTTCCGCCCGTTTGCGCAGAGACTCCGGGAGAATGATCTCGGGCTGCATATCCCGAAGGGCGGCGTGCGCTTTCTCCAGCGTGTTCATTTTCATAAACCGGCACTCGCCGCAGAAGCAGTTTTCCGTCGGCCCGGGAATGAAAAGCTTGCCGGGCACTTCCTTTTTCAAGCGATGCAACATTCCCGCTTCTGTGACAACGATGATTTCGCGCGCGGGCGAGTTTCGGCAAAAACCGATCATCTTTTCGGTCGAGCAAACTTCGTCGGCCAGCAAACGCACCGCGTAGGTGCACTCCGGATGGGCGACCACGGGCGCGTTGGGGTAGGTCTCCCGAATCTTGTTGATGCTGCGAGCGGTGAATTCCACGTGGACATAACAGTTGCCCTGCCAGAGGTCCATTTTGCGCCCGGTGCGCTCCATTACCCATGCGCCGAGATTTTGGTCGGGAACGAAGAGAATATTGCGATCGGCCGGCGCAGCGCGGACGATTTTCTCGGCGTTGCCACTGGTGCAGATCACGTCGGAAAGCGCCTTCACGCCGGCGCTGCAATTGATGTAGGCGATAACGTAGTAGTTCTTCTCTGGGTGCGCCTCGAGGAACGCCTTCAGTTTCTCCGGCGGACACGATACGGAGAGCGAACAGCCGGCGTCGAGATCGGGAAGCAGGACTTTCTTGTTCGGGTTGAGGATCTTGGCGGTCTCGGCCATGAAATGGACGCCGCAAAAGAGAATGACGTCCGCGCTCGTTTGCGCCGCCTGGAAACTCAGGCCTAACGAATCTCCGACGTAATCGGCAATGTCCTGGAGCTCTGGGACCTGGTAATTGTGCGCCAGGATCACGGCGTTTCGCTCCCGCTTCAGCTCCTGGATTTCTTCCACGAGGTCGAGACCGAAATTTACACCGGCGGCTACCATTGCTTAATATGCGGCCAACCTATGGATTCTCAAACCTCCGCCGCGGCGTATCGACTTGGTTTTATTGGCGGCGGCAAGCTGGCCGGCTCGGTCATTCGCGGACTGGTCCGGGCCCGATATTGCGCGCCGGGATCGATCCTCGTCAGCGAACCGAATGAAGACACGCGGCGGATCCTCGAGCATGAGTTGGGCATTTCCGGGACGGCGGAGAACGCCGAGGTCGCGGAAAAAAGCGACGTGATCTTCGTCGGCGTGAAGCCGGCGGTGGTGCTGCCGATTCTGAAGGAATTGGCGCCGATCCTGGAACGCAAGCTGGTCGTTTCGTTCGCGGCAGGGGTGCGGCTGGCGAGCATGGAGAAGGTAGCCGCCGCTCACTTCATTCGGGCGATGACCAATACGCCTTCGGCCATCTGCCGCGCCGCCACCGCGCTGGCCCGGGGCAGCCGAACGACCAACAGTGAGCTTTCCTCCGTTCGTGAAATCTTCGGGGCCATCGGTGCCGTCGTCGAAATCGCCGAAGGCCAGATCGATGCGGTGACCGCGCTCTCGGGAAGCGGGCCCGCTTTTGTTTACACCGTTATCGAAGCGCTCGCGCGGGGCGGAGAAAAGATGGGACTGAGCTGGGAAGCAGCCCTGGCTCTCGCCGCCCAGACGGTTTTCGGCGCCGGGCAGCTCGCGAGCGAAACGAAAATGTCGCCTGAAGATTTGCGGAAGATGGTCGTCACCCCCGGCGGGACGACAGCCGCTGGCCTCGCCGCGATGGAGGAACACAAAACCGCGGATGGTTTGATCGCAGCAGTCGAAGCTGCCACCAGGCGGGGCGCCGAAATGGCGAAGGAGAATCAGTAGCTGTAGCCGTCGCCCTGTGGGCGACGCATCGAGCCTTTATGCCGACGCTTCGCACAGCGAAGCGGCTACAGAAGAAACGGTTACAGAAAAGCTATCTCAGCGCCTTCCGCATCGCTTCGATTGGCGCCGGCCGGTCGAACCAAATCTCGAAGGCGAG carries:
- a CDS encoding membrane dipeptidase; the encoded protein is MTDANEGIEERISRLHRHGVIDMHFDLPMDLYDKRGRQNVLATDFLDDLVAGDIGVAGVALYLEDRYLPEMGLRIALDQIARLYLEVDASGRFAICRSHAEILRAREQNKIALLLTMEGVEPLGADLDLLRVFYELGLRSLCLTHVRRNAAGDGGLFAPTGSPRGGLTPFGRDVIRECERLGIIVDLAHISPAGFDDIIEMATRPVIISHTNARKYFDIERNVTDEQIKAVGARGGVIGVNAVLVSPKKEEITLDRYIDHIEHMRDLIGIDGVAIGFDFFEFIYRQWSEAEQIAFQEKFTYAHFVPELAKHSHSRALTRRLIERGFQDDEIEKILFRNWMRVFEQWL
- the xth gene encoding exodeoxyribonuclease III produces the protein MRIVSWNINSLRRRQERFLGWLAATQPDVVCLQETKCTDDQFPVLDLRAAGYHSAFHGQKSYNGVAIVSKAEPEEVRASLCDEEDDPQARVIAATIGKVRVYSVYAPNGQAVGSPAYDYKLKWYGRLRNCLEGEKRDGPLVVCGDFNVAPQDEDVYDPALWRGAIMCSEGERRAFDELCKIGLVDTLRLHHREPGLFTWWDYRMLAFPKNRGLRIDAVLASRTVADKCSGAGIDREMRKGKEPSDHAPIWAEFDL
- a CDS encoding MBL fold metallo-hydrolase, producing MKFTNLTRRTEIGANSYYLEAAGQRLVLDCGMHPKEEGEAALPNLSVLGDRPLDGIIISHAHLDHIGTLPVLMRRQPDACIFMTEATAEIGSALLHNSVSVMMRQREEIGVAIYPLFTHKETDRATDRWRWCPLGQPFTLAGERAKPHEEGTLTVEFVDAGHVLGAAGVILRAEGRTIFYSGDVNFDDQTITKGAVFPESGVDVLIIETTRGDSPLPEGFTRAGEERRLAEAIQRAFSRGGCILMPVFALGKTQEALGMIHNFRREKLLGDFPVYIGGLSVKMTEIYDRRAMTTRRLLPRLQLMEQVDPFILNGQTIHDATARPGHLYALSSGMMTPKTLSNIFARRVLENPKASIFFVGFADPESPAGVLKAARPGDMVSLDPDEPAQPLRCQIEQFQFSAHASRESIVSYVKKLAPKKIVLVHGDVPAVEWTRAQLAAELPGSEVIVPAPGVELEL
- the nadA gene encoding quinolinate synthase NadA gives rise to the protein MVAAGVNFGLDLVEEIQELKRERNAVILAHNYQVPELQDIADYVGDSLGLSFQAAQTSADVILFCGVHFMAETAKILNPNKKVLLPDLDAGCSLSVSCPPEKLKAFLEAHPEKNYYVIAYINCSAGVKALSDVICTSGNAEKIVRAAPADRNILFVPDQNLGAWVMERTGRKMDLWQGNCYVHVEFTARSINKIRETYPNAPVVAHPECTYAVRLLADEVCSTEKMIGFCRNSPAREIIVVTEAGMLHRLKKEVPGKLFIPGPTENCFCGECRFMKMNTLEKAHAALRDMQPEIILPESLRKRAEAPILRMLELSK
- a CDS encoding four helix bundle protein encodes the protein MRPSFDHERLKVYQSAIVFVTWSTDLLAQVRGKAAAKDQLDRASTSVPLNIAEGNGKFAIRDRCRFLDIARGSALECAACLDVLVAKRLIQAETIRSGKEQLLEIVSMLIGLTNSLMARVQEDGERYGEAE
- the proC gene encoding pyrroline-5-carboxylate reductase, whose product is MDSQTSAAAYRLGFIGGGKLAGSVIRGLVRARYCAPGSILVSEPNEDTRRILEHELGISGTAENAEVAEKSDVIFVGVKPAVVLPILKELAPILERKLVVSFAAGVRLASMEKVAAAHFIRAMTNTPSAICRAATALARGSRTTNSELSSVREIFGAIGAVVEIAEGQIDAVTALSGSGPAFVYTVIEALARGGEKMGLSWEAALALAAQTVFGAGQLASETKMSPEDLRKMVVTPGGTTAAGLAAMEEHKTADGLIAAVEAATRRGAEMAKENQ